The stretch of DNA TCGACCGGCGCATGACCGGGCGCCAGCTCTGGCCGGCATCGCAGGCAGGGCCGGAAGCGCGCCTGCTCTGCAGCAGCCGGGGTTTCGAAGAAACGGCAGTTCGCCGCTTTCGGAGTCTTGGCGGTGCAGATCGGGCGGCAGTAGATCCCGGTGGAGGTCACCCCGACATAGAACACGCCGTCGAAACGCGGATCGCGCGCCTGGAGCGCGGTGTAGAGCGCGGTGGGATCCCGTGTCATGCGGGAAGTCTAGGGCGGCCGACCCGAGGTTGCTAGCCATTTTCGGACATGATTGCAGGGCGGACTTTGGCTGTCCGGAAATGGCGAGCCATAGGGCCCGTCCGGTGGTAGAATGGTGTCGTTTGCCGGATCAACGCCACCTTCGAGGTTGTCGATGCCTTCACCGGACCTGACCTACACCATTGGGAGCACAGCCCTCGGTCTTGCCCTCGTCGCTACAGACGCGGGCGGCATCGTGGCCGTGCTGCTTGGAGACGACACCGAGTCCCTGCTGCACGACCTGGCCGCCCGATTTCCGAGTGCCCGCGTGACGCGCGACGACAACGTCAACGCCTCGCCGCTCGCCGCTGTGATCCGCGCGGTCGAGAAACCTGATCAGTCCAGCACAGTGCCGCTTGCTCCGCGGGGTACCGCCTTCCAGCGTCAGGTCTGGGACGCCCTTCGCAAGATCCCGCCCGGCGCCACCACCTCATATACGGAGATTGCCCGCATGATCGGCTCACCGCGGGCCTATCGCGCGGTTGCCCATGCGTGCGGCGCCAATCCGATTGCCGTGCTGGTGCCCTGTCATCGGGTCGTGCGGAGCGATGGCGCCCTGGCCGGCTATCGCTGGGGCCTCGATCGCAAACGTCAGCTGCTGGCCCGTGAGGAAGCCGCTAGAGAAACAGTACCGCTTCGGCCATGAGGCCGGGGCCAAACCCCAGCGCCACACACGGCAGCGGCGCTCCGCGCTGGCGCAGCTGCTCGAGGATGAAGAGAATCGTGGGCGAGGACATGTTGCCGTAGTCGCGCAGGACTTCCTTCGACACGTCGAGCGCATCCGGCTCCAGCGCCAGCGCTTTCGCGGTTGCGGTAAGGATCCGCGGGCCGCCGGGATGCACCGCCCACGATCGCACGCTCTGGGTACCGAGCCCGACCGTGCCGAGCCAGGTGCCCATCCAGGCGCCGAGGTGCGTGGCAATGAGATCGGGCACCCGCGGGGACAGGGTCATCGCAAAGCCGTGATCCCGCACGCTCCAGCTCATCGCATCCTCGGAGTCCGGTATCAGGCACGATCCCGTCGCCCCGATCCGCCACGCACCTGGCGCGCCGTCCGGAGCCGCCCCGCCGATCAGCGCCGCCGCGCCGTCCGCAAACAGCGCGTTGGCAACTACCTTCTCGGGATCCCAGCCGTAGTGATAGTGCAGGCTGCACAGCTCGACTGCCGCCACCAGGATCCGCGCCTCGGCGTCGCTCTCCGCGATGCTTCGGGCCGCGCGCAGGCCGTTGAGCGCCCCATGGCACCCCATGAATCCGACATGGATCCGCTCGACGGTTCTCCGCAGCTCCAGATCCCGAATCAGCTGGATATCCACTCCAGGCGCCGCGAACCCGCTGCACGATACGGTGATGAGATGGGTAATATCCTCGGCCTCGACACGGCTCGCGCTGAGCGCGTTGCGCGCCGCCTGTGCAGCAAGCACCGGTGCGTGCTGTTCGTAGAGCCGCATTCTGGTGCTGGTTGGTGGCCCCCTGTCGTCCGGAGATGTCGGGGACGGGAAGGACGGATCGCGCGCCGCTTCACCCTCCAGGCCGGTGAGCAGGATGCTGTGCCGCCGCTTGACGCCAGACATTCGATAGAGCGCGGGTATCAGGCGCCGCTGATCGTCGTCGTGCCCGCTGTAGGTGGCGGCATACAGCGCTGCATCGGCCTGACTGATGCTGAACGGCGGCAGCGCCGTGCCCTGGCCCAGGATCGTGAATTTCACCGTGTTGCCGCTGCCACCGGGAGCGCCCGGTTGAGATGCTGGATGACCGGCCGAGCCAGCACCGGCGCACGATGCAGCAGGTCCAGGCCGGTGCGGACGAGAGCGGGGTGGCGGAGCAGCGAACGAAGCACGCGGCAGACTGCTTGTCGCGGTCGAATCAGGCTGCTGTATTGTGCCTCCCAGTCGCTGAGCAGTCTTGCCTGCCAGCCAGCGATCGCGCGCTGCGCAAATGGCACCACGGCATGACCGGACGCGAGCGCCCAACCGATGCCTTCGCCCGTGAAGGGTTCGACATAGCCTGCGGCATCGCCGGCCAGGAGAAGACGCTCGGCGCCCAGCCGAGTTCGTGACCGCGTGAGCGGCGGGGTGCCACGCCATGCTGCCGCGACGAGACCCGCCGGCACGGCGAGACCCGTCTCCTCGAGGATCGTGTTGACCAGCGCCCCGATGCCGCCGGCGGTCCTGATGGCAGCCGGGTCGAGGGCAGCTGCAATGTCGAGCTCGCCTGTCTCGGTACGTACCACGCCGACGTATCCATCCGTTCCGCACGCCATATAGATCGTGCCGGCCGGATAGTCCGTCGAATCGTCGTCGAGCGTTACACCGGCGCCGATCCGGGCGGTGCCGTCGACCAGCGCCCGCGGCATCTCCCCCGCATGGGCCGACTCAGCGCCAAGCCCGGCCGCGACGAGCACCACACTGGCGCGGACCGTCAGCTGCTCGATGCCCCGACGCAGGGTGACGTCACGCCGGTTGCCGCGGACCGGGCCTGTGATGGCAGTGACCTCGGGAAGAAACACTGCACCGGCCCGCGCAGCTTCGCCGACCAGGGCGGCGTCGAGCACCGAGCGTGACAGCACGCTGCCCCTCGGGAGATGCAGCGTTGCACTCCGATGCCGGGCATGGAGCTCGAATGCCGTGAGTGGCCGCGCGCCACAGGCGGGGATGAGCCCGCCGAGCCCCGCCTCGTCCAGCACGCCGAGAGCAACCCCGCCCAGGCAGGAGCCACACACCTTGTTGCGCGGCCAGCTGGATCGCTCGACCAGGAGCACCGAGTGCCCAGCGCGGGCGAGCCCTCGCGCCGCAATGGCACCGGCCGGTCCCGCGCCGATGACCAGGGCGTCCCATCGAGCTGCGATACCGGAGAGAGGGCGCGTCATACTTGTGCGGCGTTCAGGCGTGCCGTCAGCACGAACCGCTCGGGCCAGACCGGGCGCACGGTTGCCGCCAGTCCGGCGCGGGCGGCGAGCTGCCGCGCTTCGTCGATCGTAAATGCCGACCGAACGGACTGCGGACCGTCATACCGAACGATCTCGCTCCGGGTCAGCAGTCGACATGCAAGGTGCGCAAGCCCGAGCCCCGCGCGGGAGCGCACCAGGTCGGTGACGAGCACGAGCCGGTCTGCCGCCCGCGCCATTCCCGCCAGCACGGCAACAGCCTCGTCGTCGGCGAGGTGATGCAGGAAGAGAGACGACATCACGGCGTCGTAGTTGCCGCGAATCGGATCGCTCAGGACATCCTGTTGGTAGAAGCGAATCGAAACGCCGGCGCGCGCCGCCTGCTTCGCGGCGTGGTCCAGGGCGCGTTCGCTGATGTCGCAGGCGTCGAACTGCATCGGTATCCTCGCTCGTTCCGCCCGACGAGCAATCCGGATCGTGTTGTCGCCGCCGCCGCAGGCCAGATCGAGCACGCGCAGCGGGGTGGCGGTGTCCCGGGCCAGCCTGGCCAGCGGATGCCAGACGGTTCGGCCGCTCAGGCTCCATCCATTGAGACGCGCGAGGCCTTGGAGCGCATGCACATGACGGATCCCGTCGAGGCCGGGATGATCCATCAGCTCGGGGTGTCGCCGCCGTTCGTGCATGGAACCGTGCAACCCTTCTTCCGGATTCGCTGTCAGATCGAATATATCCCCGACATCCGCCTTTGAATCCGGACGGTTCGATGTTTCTCGAGCTGCAGCAGGATCTGCGCTATGCGGTTCGCAGTCTGCGCCGCACGCCGCTGTTTACCACAATTGCGGTGCTGACGCTTGCCCTGGGCATCGGGGCGAACGTGGCAATCTTCAGTGTGGTCGAGGCTGTGCTGCTCAGGCCCCTGCCATGGACCGACCCGGCCCGCCTCGTCAGTGTGTGGGACGGCAGCCATTCCCGGGCCGAGTTTGTCGGTGTGCGGGATCGGAACCGGAGCCTGGAGGCCGTCGCAGCCTATCGGGACCGAGTCGGCATTAGCCTGGGGGATGAACGCGACGCAGTGCGACTCCCCGGTGCCGCAGTCTCGGCCGACCTTTTCCGAGTCCTCGGAGCGAGCCCGGCCCTCGGCCGGGGCTTTGCCGCCGGTGAGGATCGCCCAGGGGTCGAGCCGGTCGTGGTGGTCAGTGACGCACTCTGGCGCTCCCGCTTTGGCGCCGATCCCACCCTGCTCGGCCGGCAACTCGATCTGGACGGCGTGCAACACACCGTGATCGGAGTGATGCCCGCCGAGTTCTGGTTTCCGCGCCGGGAGGTGCAGCTCTGGATTCCGTTGGTGCTCGATCCGGGGCAGGCCGGGGTCTTCTGGGGCCAGTACGGCCAGTTCATCGTCGGGCGATTGGCGCCAGGGGTGACCGGGTCGCAGGCGCGAGCCGACGTCCGTTCGATTGCTGAGCAATTGCGCTTGGAGAACCCGGTCTGGCGCCCGTCGGAAGAGCACTACCTTGCCTCGATCGACGTCATTCCGCTCGAGCGACGCCTGGTCGACCGGTCGAGCCGCCAGCTCCTTCTGCTGCTCCTTGGCGCGGTTGGCCTGGTGCTCCTGATTGCTTGCGCCAACGTGGCAAATCTCCTGATTGCGCGCGGCGTGGCCCGTGAGCGAGAGTTCTCCTTGCGGACCGCCTTGGGTGCCGGCCGTTCCCGCCTGTTGCGTCAGCTGGGTACCGAAAGCCTCGTGCTGGCAGCCTTCGGCGGTGCGGCCGGGCTGGGACTTGCGCTCGGTCTGGTCCGGGTCCTGGTCGCCATTCTCCCGGCGGACACGCCCCGTTTGGCGGAGGTCGGTGTCAATCCAAGCGTGCTTGCGTTTACCGCGGCGGTGGCACTGCTGGCCGGGGTCGGCTTCGGTGTGGTGCCCGCGTTCAGGCTCTCCCGCTCCGATCCGGGGCTCGCCCTCGGCGACCGGAGTGGCGGGAGTAGCCGGCATCGCACTCTGGCAGGCGCGCTCGTCGTGGCGGAGATCGCGCTCGCGGTGGTGATTGCCATCGGCGCCGGACTCCTGCTCCGAAGCTTCGGTCGGATTCTCGCCATCGACCCAGGGTTCCGCACCGAGCAGGTCGTCACCGCGAAAGTCAGCCCGCCGAGAGCGCGGTGGTCGGGGCCAGGCTTCGGGCCCCAGCCGGTCGAGATCGCCGAACGACAACGCGTCTTCTACCAGATGCTGACCGAGCGGCTCGAGGCGTCACCGGGCATCACCCAGGCGGCAGTGATCAATCAGGCCCCATTCGAGAAGACCAACGAGTCGATCGCGATCTGGGTCGACGGGTTCACGACCGACCGTAACAAGCTCGAGATTTGGAACCTGCGTAAGGTCTCACCGGGCTACTTCAGCACGATGCGGATCCGGCTGATCTCGGGGCGGGACGTCAGTGATACGGACGTCGCTGGCGGGCCCCTGGTGGCGGTGATCGATCAGGCGGCCGCGGACAAGTACTACCCCGGGAGGGATCCGATCGGAGCGCGGCTCAGCTTTCCGTGGCCGGGCTGGATGACTGTCGTCGGTGTCGTCGCCAACGTGGCCAACAACGACCTGACCGACAGGCCTGAGCCCACGATCTACGTTCCGTTTCCGCAATACTCCCAAGCCGAGATGACTGTGGTCGCGGTCGCCACGGGTGGGGTGGCCGGAGCGGTGGCGACGATTCGCGCCGTGGTGCGGGAGTTGGCGCCCGACGTGCCGGTCAGCGACGAGCGCACCATTGAGGACCGGATCAGCGAGTCGGTGGCGCAGCCTCGGTTTGCCGCGCAGCTGCTCTTTGCATTCGGCGTGCTGGCGCTGCTGCTTGGTGCGGTCGGGACGTATGGTTTGTTCGCCTACCGGACCCAGCGCCGGACCCGGGAACTTGCCGTTCGCATGGCACTCGGCGCCCGGGCCGGGCAGGTCGTCTGGGTCGTGGTGCGCGAGGGAGCAGTGCTGGCCGGCTCGGGCGTCGCGCTCGGTGTGCTGCTGGCGATCGGCCTGGGCCGGGTTCTCGATGGCATGCTGTTCGGGGTGGCCTCGGTCGATCTTGTCACCTTCGCAGCCGTCGCGACCCTGCTCCTGGCAACGGCGCTCCTAGCGACTTACCTGCCGGCGCGCCGAGCCACGCGCGTCGACCCTGTGACGGTCATTCGCGACAGTTGATGTGCCGCCAGGATCCGGGCAGGGTTACTCGCCGCCGCCGGCCGCCTCGATCAGCCGCAGGGCTGGCTCGCTCACGAAGATCGGTGCGTGAAAGCGTCGGCCCCAGGACAACGGGGTGACGTCACGATAGTCGTGACGGGTGGGGTCGCCATGGCCCGGGTGCAGCCGCTTCCAGATCGAGGCCCGAACGTTAGGCTCCGCACCGTACTGCAGCAGGAGTTCCGTGAAGGGCGCGGTGTAGGGTCCGCGCTTGCCATAATTCATCCAGAAGTTGGGCTGCGATACGACCGTATTGAACAGCGGCGTGTATCCCCCGAAACCGCTCGCCCCGACCGCGGCCCGCGCGTTCGGATCCGCCCCGGCCTCGAGGAGCCACCGGGCAATTTCCAGCTCGTCATAGTCGACGCACATGTGAAGCAGCGTCGTCCCGCCCAGGGGAGTGCCGACCGTGGCGTCGAGCGGATCACGACACCCCATCTCCGCCGGGTAGATCTCGCGGTGCGTGAAGGTGCGACTCAGAAGATTCGGATCGCTCCGCAGGTGGCGCTCGAGCAGATCGATCCGTCCCCGATGCAACGCCATGACCGGCGTGTCGGGGTACTCCAAACCGTGCTCTTCATACAGGCGCAGAATCGCATGCTTTGCCGCAGGCTTGCGACTGTCCGTTTCGAGCACGACGCTCACCGGCGCCAGGAGAGTCCCGGTGCTGTCCCTCACCTGCGCACCAAGGCTGAGCAGCAGCGCCGTACCCTCGGCGCTCAACGTGTATGCTGGCCCGCCGAGTGCATCCATTGGGACTGGCGGTCGGCCGCTCAACTCATACAGCATCCGCGCGGTGCCGACCTGACCCTGCAGTGCCGCCCGATCGACCGCCGATGCGAAGTCGGTGGCGCCGAGTGCCACGAGATCCCGGATGATGCGATCGCGGCCGAGGTTGGCGGCGTAGGTCATCGGCGGACCCCAGTTACTGTCTGCACGAATCAGAACCTGCTCGGTGAGCAGATGCGGGTTGCGCCCGATCAGAGTTCGAACGGCCTCCGCGTCATCGTTCCAGATTGCGGTCGCCATCCCGACCGCTTGGCCAGCCTGGGCCAACTGGAGGCCTGGTACCAGCGAGCGATTACAAGCTGCGCATCGGCCAGCTTGGCCTCGGAAGGGGCGATGGGATCCGGATGGAACTCCTTGAACGCCTCGTGTGCCGCAGCGTCTCCGTCTCGATAGGAGCGGAGCAGGTCCTTGGCTTGATGCTTGAGCTGGTCGAGATCGGGTCGAACGGGCAGGCGACGGACGGGCACGGCAAACCTCCTTGGTACGCCCGGAGTCCGCTGGGTCGGGCAAAGGAGGGCACGAAGGAACCGGCCTCAGGTCATGCGTCGGGTGGACTCGGTCCTTCCCGCGGACGGGAGGCGCCCCGCGCGCCTGTCCGAGAAGGTACGCGACCGGTCCGATCAGCCGCAAGATTCCGCCGACCGGGCTGGGTCTCGCCCACACCTGGCCGCCCTACTCGTTACGGTGGCCGGTCTTGCGTCCGGGGCACCGTTCTTGCATTTTTATGCACTATGCAAAAAACCATCGCCCTCGCCTTCTCCGGCGGTCTCGATACCAGCTACTGCGTTCCCCGGCTCGCCGAGCAGGGCTACGCCGTTCACACCGTCTACGTCAACACCGGCGGCACCTCGGCGGCGGATCTGGCGGCAATTCGCAAGCAGGCCGAAGCGGTCGGCGCGGTCTCGCATCACGAGGTGGATGCCCGCCAGCCGGTGTTCGATCGGTTCGTCCGGTACCTGATTCAGGGCAACGTCCTCCGGGGCGAGGTCTACCCCTTGAGCGTGTCGGCCGAGCGGACCCAGCAGGCCCTCTCGGTCATCGAGACGGCTCGGAAAATCGGTGCAACCGCGATTGCCCACGGCTCGACCGGCGCCGGCAACGACCAGGTCCGGTTCGACATCGCGATTCGAGTCCTGGCGCCCGAGATGGCCATCGTGACCCCGATCCGGGACGAGTCGCTCACCCGCGATGCCGCGATTGCCTATCTCGAGGCCCGCAAGCTGCCGGTGCCACCCAAGGCGGGCGCTTTCAGCATCAACAAAGGTCTCTGGGGTACCACCTGGGGCGGGGGCTGGACCCACGATACCTGGGCCGCGCCGCCTGCGGAGCTGCTGGACCCGCCCGCCGATGCGCCGGCGCCGGTCGATGCTGTGATCGGCTGGAAAGAGGGCGTGCCCGTATCGATCGACGGTAAGGAGTACGCGGGTGCCGACCTGATCGCGGCGATCAGCGAGTACACCGAGCGCTACGGCATCGGCCACAACATCCACGTGGGCGAGACGGCGCTGGGCATCAAGGGCCGGATCGGCTTCGAAGCCGGCGCAGCATTGCTGCTGATCACCGCGCATCGCGAGCTCGAGAAGTTGGTGCTCACCAAGTGGCAGACCTACTGGAAGGATCACCTGTCGCGCTTCTATGGTGACCGGCTCCACGAGGGTCACTATTTCGACCCTGCGCTTCGGGACATCGAAGCGCTGATCAGCAGTTCGCAGCAGCGGGTGACCGGTGAGACCCGCGTTCGCCTGGCGCCAGGTCGGTTCATGGTGACGGGAACGCGAAGCCCCTTCTCGCTGATGGACAAGTCCGTCGCGACCTATGGCGAAGAGAACCGGCTCTGGACCGGTGATGAGGCACGGGCCTTCGCGCGCATCGGCGCGATCCCGTCGCTGTTGGCGGCCAAGGTGGCCGAGAAGAATTCGGAGCGGAGGTAGGAACGTGGTACGCACGACACGGGTTCGGCTCGATCGGATTTCGTCCGCAACCAAGAACGCGCGGCTCAACACCGACGTGATCCTGGGCGACGAGATCCGCGCCGAGGAGGGGCAGATTCTGGCGGTTCGGATTCTGTCCGATAAGTCGAGCTACAACACGGTCGAGGATGTCTCGGGCCGGATGGTGTCACTCCGCGCTGGAGATATCCTGGC from Gemmatimonadales bacterium encodes:
- a CDS encoding methylated-DNA--[protein]-cysteine S-methyltransferase, whose amino-acid sequence is MVSFAGSTPPSRLSMPSPDLTYTIGSTALGLALVATDAGGIVAVLLGDDTESLLHDLAARFPSARVTRDDNVNASPLAAVIRAVEKPDQSSTVPLAPRGTAFQRQVWDALRKIPPGATTSYTEIARMIGSPRAYRAVAHACGANPIAVLVPCHRVVRSDGALAGYRWGLDRKRQLLAREEAARETVPLRP
- a CDS encoding type III polyketide synthase encodes the protein MKFTILGQGTALPPFSISQADAALYAATYSGHDDDQRRLIPALYRMSGVKRRHSILLTGLEGEAARDPSFPSPTSPDDRGPPTSTRMRLYEQHAPVLAAQAARNALSASRVEAEDITHLITVSCSGFAAPGVDIQLIRDLELRRTVERIHVGFMGCHGALNGLRAARSIAESDAEARILVAAVELCSLHYHYGWDPEKVVANALFADGAAALIGGAAPDGAPGAWRIGATGSCLIPDSEDAMSWSVRDHGFAMTLSPRVPDLIATHLGAWMGTWLGTVGLGTQSVRSWAVHPGGPRILTATAKALALEPDALDVSKEVLRDYGNMSSPTILFILEQLRQRGAPLPCVALGFGPGLMAEAVLFL
- a CDS encoding FAD-dependent monooxygenase; this translates as MTRPLSGIAARWDALVIGAGPAGAIAARGLARAGHSVLLVERSSWPRNKVCGSCLGGVALGVLDEAGLGGLIPACGARPLTAFELHARHRSATLHLPRGSVLSRSVLDAALVGEAARAGAVFLPEVTAITGPVRGNRRDVTLRRGIEQLTVRASVVLVAAGLGAESAHAGEMPRALVDGTARIGAGVTLDDDSTDYPAGTIYMACGTDGYVGVVRTETGELDIAAALDPAAIRTAGGIGALVNTILEETGLAVPAGLVAAAWRGTPPLTRSRTRLGAERLLLAGDAAGYVEPFTGEGIGWALASGHAVVPFAQRAIAGWQARLLSDWEAQYSSLIRPRQAVCRVLRSLLRHPALVRTGLDLLHRAPVLARPVIQHLNRALPVAAATR
- a CDS encoding methyltransferase domain-containing protein produces the protein MDHPGLDGIRHVHALQGLARLNGWSLSGRTVWHPLARLARDTATPLRVLDLACGGGDNTIRIARRAERARIPMQFDACDISERALDHAAKQAARAGVSIRFYQQDVLSDPIRGNYDAVMSSLFLHHLADDEAVAVLAGMARAADRLVLVTDLVRSRAGLGLAHLACRLLTRSEIVRYDGPQSVRSAFTIDEARQLAARAGLAATVRPVWPERFVLTARLNAAQV
- a CDS encoding ABC transporter permease, with the translated sequence MFLELQQDLRYAVRSLRRTPLFTTIAVLTLALGIGANVAIFSVVEAVLLRPLPWTDPARLVSVWDGSHSRAEFVGVRDRNRSLEAVAAYRDRVGISLGDERDAVRLPGAAVSADLFRVLGASPALGRGFAAGEDRPGVEPVVVVSDALWRSRFGADPTLLGRQLDLDGVQHTVIGVMPAEFWFPRREVQLWIPLVLDPGQAGVFWGQYGQFIVGRLAPGVTGSQARADVRSIAEQLRLENPVWRPSEEHYLASIDVIPLERRLVDRSSRQLLLLLLGAVGLVLLIACANVANLLIARGVAREREFSLRTALGAGRSRLLRQLGTESLVLAAFGGAAGLGLALGLVRVLVAILPADTPRLAEVGVNPSVLAFTAAVALLAGVGFGVVPAFRLSRSDPGLALGDRSGGSSRHRTLAGALVVAEIALAVVIAIGAGLLLRSFGRILAIDPGFRTEQVVTAKVSPPRARWSGPGFGPQPVEIAERQRVFYQMLTERLEASPGITQAAVINQAPFEKTNESIAIWVDGFTTDRNKLEIWNLRKVSPGYFSTMRIRLISGRDVSDTDVAGGPLVAVIDQAAADKYYPGRDPIGARLSFPWPGWMTVVGVVANVANNDLTDRPEPTIYVPFPQYSQAEMTVVAVATGGVAGAVATIRAVVRELAPDVPVSDERTIEDRISESVAQPRFAAQLLFAFGVLALLLGAVGTYGLFAYRTQRRTRELAVRMALGARAGQVVWVVVREGAVLAGSGVALGVLLAIGLGRVLDGMLFGVASVDLVTFAAVATLLLATALLATYLPARRATRVDPVTVIRDS
- a CDS encoding ankyrin repeat domain-containing protein, whose protein sequence is MATAIWNDDAEAVRTLIGRNPHLLTEQVLIRADSNWGPPMTYAANLGRDRIIRDLVALGATDFASAVDRAALQGQVGTARMLYELSGRPPVPMDALGGPAYTLSAEGTALLLSLGAQVRDSTGTLLAPVSVVLETDSRKPAAKHAILRLYEEHGLEYPDTPVMALHRGRIDLLERHLRSDPNLLSRTFTHREIYPAEMGCRDPLDATVGTPLGGTTLLHMCVDYDELEIARWLLEAGADPNARAAVGASGFGGYTPLFNTVVSQPNFWMNYGKRGPYTAPFTELLLQYGAEPNVRASIWKRLHPGHGDPTRHDYRDVTPLSWGRRFHAPIFVSEPALRLIEAAGGGE
- the argG gene encoding argininosuccinate synthase, with amino-acid sequence MQKTIALAFSGGLDTSYCVPRLAEQGYAVHTVYVNTGGTSAADLAAIRKQAEAVGAVSHHEVDARQPVFDRFVRYLIQGNVLRGEVYPLSVSAERTQQALSVIETARKIGATAIAHGSTGAGNDQVRFDIAIRVLAPEMAIVTPIRDESLTRDAAIAYLEARKLPVPPKAGAFSINKGLWGTTWGGGWTHDTWAAPPAELLDPPADAPAPVDAVIGWKEGVPVSIDGKEYAGADLIAAISEYTERYGIGHNIHVGETALGIKGRIGFEAGAALLLITAHRELEKLVLTKWQTYWKDHLSRFYGDRLHEGHYFDPALRDIEALISSSQQRVTGETRVRLAPGRFMVTGTRSPFSLMDKSVATYGEENRLWTGDEARAFARIGAIPSLLAAKVAEKNSERR